In Procambarus clarkii isolate CNS0578487 chromosome 6, FALCON_Pclarkii_2.0, whole genome shotgun sequence, one DNA window encodes the following:
- the LOC138354710 gene encoding kinesin-like protein K39, protein MPVYRVLTHLTPCPATQLHDERAAAPATQLHDERAAAPATQLHDERAAAPATQLHDERAAAPATQLHDERAAAPATQLHDERAAAPATQLHDERAAAPATQLHDERAAAPATQLHEERAAAPATQLHEERAAAPATQLHDERAAAPATQLHDERAAAPATQLHDERAAAPATQLHEERAAAPATQLHEERAAAPATQLHEERAAAPAIQLHDERAAAPATQLQDERAAAPATQLHDERAAAPATQLHDERAAAPATQLHDERAAAPATQLHDERAAAPATQLHEERAAAPATQLHEERAAAPATQLHDERAAAPATQLHEERAAAPATQLHEERAAAPATQLHDQRAAAPATQLHDQRAAAPATQLHEERAAAPATQLHEERAAAPATQLHDERAAAPATQLHDERAAAPATQLHDERAAAPATQLHEERAAAPATQLHEERAAAPATQLHDERAAAPATQLHDERAAAPATQLHEERAAAPATQLHDERAAAPATQLHDERGRTCR, encoded by the exons ATGCCTGTGTAT CGTGTTCTGACGCACCTGACGCCTTGCCCTGCAACACAGCTTCATGATGAGAGAGCTGCAGCTCCTGCCACACAGCTTCATGATGAGAGAGCTGCAGCACCTGCCACACAGCTTCATGATGAGAGAGCTGCAGCACCTGCCACACAGCTTCATGATGAGAGAGCTGCAGCTCCTGCCACACAGCTTCATGATGAGAGAGCTGCAGCTCCTGCCACACAGCTTCATGATGAGAGAGCTGCAGCTCCTGCCACACAGCTTCATGATGAGAGAGCTGCAGCACCTGCCACACAGCTTCATGATGAGAGAGCTGCAGCTCCTGCCACACAGCTTCATGAGGAGAGAGCTGCAGCTCCTGCCACACAGCTTCATGAGGAGAGAGCTGCAGCTCCTGCCACACAGCTTCATGATGAGAGAGCTGCAGCTCCTGCCACACAGCTTCATGATGAGAGAGCTGCAGCTCCTGCCACACAGCTTCATGATGAGAGAGCTGCAGCTCCTGCCACACAGCTTCATGAGGAGAGAGCTGCAGCACCTGCCACACAGCTTCATGAGGAGAGAGCTGCAGCACCTGCCACACAGCTTCATGAGGAGAGAGCTGCAGCACCTGCCATACAGCTTCATGATGAGAGAGCTGCAGCTCCTGCCACACAGCTTCAAGATGAGAGAGCTGCAGCTCCTGCCACACAGCTTCATGATGAGAGAGCTGCAGCTCCTGCCACACAGCTTCATGATGAGAGAGCTGCAGCACCTGCCACACAGCTTCATGATGAGAGAGCTGCAGCTCCTGCCACACAGCTTCATGATGAGAGAGCTGCAGCTCCTGCCACACAGCTTCATGAGGAGAGAGCTGCAGCACCTGCCACACAGCTTCATGAGGAGAGAGCTGCAGCACCTGCCACACAGCTTCATGATGAGAGAGCTGCAGCTCCTGCCACACAGCTTCATGAGGAGAGAGCTGCAGCACCTGCCACACAGCTTCATGAGGAGAGAGCTGCAGCACCTGCCACACAGCTTCATGATCAGAGAGCTGCAGCACCTGCCACACAGCTTCATGATCAGAGAGCTGCAGCTCCTGCCACACAGCTTCATGAGGAGAGAGCTGCAGCACCTGCCACACAGCTTCATGAGGAGAGAGCTGCAGCTCCTGCCACACAGCTTCATGATGAGAGAGCTGCAGCACCTGCCACACAGCTTCATGATGAGAGAGCTGCAGCTCCTGCCACACAGCTTCATGATGAGAGAGCTGCAGCTCCTGCCACACAGCTTCATGAGGAGAGAGCTGCAGCACCTGCCACACAGCTTCATGAGGAGAGAGCTGCAGCACCTGCCACACAGCTTCATGATGAGAGAGCTGCAGCTCCTGCCACACAGCTTCATGATGAGAGAGCTGCAGCTCCTGCCACACAGCTTCATGAGGAGAGAGCTGCAGCTCCTGCCACACAGCTTCATGATGAGAGAGCTGCAGCTCCTGCCACACAGCTTCATGATGAGAGAGGGAGAACATGCAGATGA